The following are from one region of the Amylibacter sp. IMCC11727 genome:
- a CDS encoding amino acid ABC transporter permease — MTPRQEYELRRKRRSTLIALTSTAAVILAFVLLIPLAPGWPAVKSSFFNWEVFAKSFPGLLEAFLLDVAIFAWSAPAIAIWGLIIALCRDTRNPALYPLRLFGAVYTDIFRGIPVVLIVYLIGFGIPGLGLSRPWNSPYIWGSLALILTYSAYVAEIFRSGIESVHQSQRNAAASLGLSNSDVMRFVVLPQAIRRVIPANMNMFIALQKDVALLSFIGPVEILRQAGVYKSLFANFTPYVAAAVIFLCITIPATRFADHLIAKQNRARS, encoded by the coding sequence ATGACCCCAAGACAAGAATACGAGCTGCGCCGCAAACGGCGCAGCACGCTCATCGCGCTCACCTCAACGGCTGCGGTGATTTTGGCGTTTGTGCTGCTGATCCCGCTCGCGCCCGGTTGGCCCGCCGTTAAATCCAGCTTTTTCAATTGGGAGGTATTTGCGAAATCCTTCCCGGGCCTGCTCGAAGCCTTCCTTCTCGACGTGGCCATTTTCGCATGGTCCGCCCCTGCCATCGCAATCTGGGGTCTAATCATTGCGCTCTGCCGTGATACCCGCAACCCAGCACTTTACCCGCTGCGCCTGTTTGGCGCGGTCTACACCGATATCTTTCGCGGCATCCCTGTGGTGCTGATTGTCTACCTCATTGGTTTTGGCATTCCGGGCCTTGGCCTGTCGCGCCCATGGAACTCCCCCTACATCTGGGGCAGCCTTGCACTGATCCTCACCTATTCCGCTTATGTGGCCGAAATCTTCCGCTCTGGCATCGAAAGCGTGCATCAATCTCAACGCAATGCCGCCGCCTCTCTTGGCCTGTCAAACAGCGATGTCATGCGCTTTGTGGTGCTGCCACAAGCCATCCGCCGTGTCATCCCTGCCAACATGAACATGTTCATTGCCCTGCAAAAAGACGTCGCACTCTTGTCCTTTATCGGCCCTGTTGAAATCCTGCGCCAAGCAGGGGTCTACAAATCGCTCTTCGCCAATTTCACCCCCTACGTGGCTGCCGCCGTGATCTTTTTGTGTATCACCATCCCCGCCACCCGTTTTGCTGATCATCTGATTGCCAAACAAAATCGGGCACGCAGCTAA
- a CDS encoding amino acid ABC transporter ATP-binding protein, which yields MAHLTIKNAQKSFGDIQVLKGIDLTVNAGEMTCLIGASGSGKSTLLRTINLLDPLDDGTIHLNGTEISTPGLDPQPIRQKIGIVFQSFNLFPHMTALENVLLAPRRTTGKSRAQLLPEIEALFDRFALPDRMQNYPDQLSGGQQQRIAIIRALAMKPEIMLFDEITSALDPELVTEVLDVLRDLKSSGMTMILATHEMAFARDVADTVCFLDQGVIVESGPPETIFTNPSEDRTKAFLNRVL from the coding sequence ATGGCCCACCTCACCATCAAAAACGCGCAGAAATCCTTTGGCGATATCCAAGTCCTCAAAGGCATCGACCTCACGGTAAACGCGGGCGAAATGACCTGCCTTATCGGCGCGTCTGGGTCTGGCAAATCCACGCTCTTGCGCACCATTAACCTGCTTGATCCGCTCGATGATGGCACCATCCACCTGAACGGCACTGAAATCTCGACCCCAGGGCTCGACCCCCAGCCAATCCGCCAGAAAATCGGCATCGTATTTCAGTCGTTCAACCTCTTCCCGCATATGACGGCGCTCGAAAACGTCCTCTTGGCGCCGCGCCGCACCACAGGCAAATCCCGCGCCCAACTCTTGCCCGAAATCGAAGCCCTCTTCGACCGTTTCGCCCTGCCGGACCGCATGCAAAACTACCCCGACCAACTCTCAGGCGGCCAGCAACAGCGCATCGCCATCATCCGCGCCCTCGCGATGAAACCAGAAATCATGCTGTTTGATGAAATTACTTCGGCCCTTGATCCCGAACTCGTCACCGAAGTCCTCGACGTGCTACGCGATTTGAAATCCAGTGGCATGACCATGATCCTCGCCACCCACGAAATGGCCTTCGCCCGCGATGTGGCCGACACGGTTTGCTTCCTCGATCAAGGTGTCATCGTCGAAAGCGGCCCACCCGAAACCATCTTCACCAACCCAAGCGAAGACCGCACCAAAGCCTTTTTAAACCGCGTTCTCTAG
- a CDS encoding CocE/NonD family hydrolase, which produces MQIVTEFPFDVVEEADLRIPLSDGVELSARVWFPVGAGPVPVVLEYLPYRKRDGTAARDAGTHPYLAGHGYVCVRVDMRGCGESEGLFEDEYSPQELADGVEVVNWLSAQEWCSGAVGMMGISWGGFNSLQIAALAPEPLKAVISLCSTVDRFADDIHYKGGVMLGENPGWAATALSWFSVPPDPELVGDGWRDIWLERLENTPFLAERWVSRQVRDDYWAHGSVCEDYSSIKAAVLTVGGWHDGYRNTPAHLVENLDAPVKGIVGPWNHKYPHIGVPGPQIDFLGEMLRWWDHWLKGIDRGVDRDPAYRAYVMDSVAPEVSFETRTGRWVGLDQANGSGVRAWAFTGEGLADVAGDVDRSVGTDVACGQGTGEYFPFGFGPGELPDDQQGDDAKSMCFDSAALREELEIVGACTVAMTLASDQPRAQVAVRLTDLRPDGTSALIAHGFLNLRHRDGHDRVVDMPVGEAVNVEVVLDQAAYRLPAGHRLRVAISPSYFPFVWPEEEPVTLTVTAGALRVPVLDGEGVDVAFDPAKGAVPIDFKRFTQRVESKNVTLDGDVWRQEIIGDDGLIENPKTGLKTAQKVHEVFEITEGDPRSARAKFAWERSYGRGDWMVHTKSHVALSSEDGVFVVAAKLEAFEGDEPLFERDWRAVVPKV; this is translated from the coding sequence ATGCAGATCGTGACGGAGTTTCCATTTGACGTGGTTGAAGAGGCGGATCTGCGGATTCCCTTGTCTGATGGGGTGGAATTGTCGGCGCGGGTTTGGTTTCCTGTTGGGGCGGGGCCTGTGCCTGTGGTGCTGGAGTATCTGCCCTATCGCAAGCGGGATGGGACGGCGGCGCGGGATGCGGGGACACATCCATATTTGGCGGGACATGGCTATGTGTGTGTACGGGTTGATATGCGCGGCTGTGGAGAGAGTGAGGGGCTGTTTGAGGATGAGTATTCGCCACAGGAGTTGGCGGATGGGGTTGAGGTTGTTAACTGGTTAAGTGCGCAGGAATGGTGTTCTGGTGCGGTTGGCATGATGGGGATTTCTTGGGGCGGGTTTAACAGTTTGCAAATCGCGGCGCTGGCCCCTGAGCCGTTGAAAGCGGTGATATCGCTGTGTTCAACCGTTGATCGGTTTGCGGATGATATCCATTACAAAGGCGGGGTGATGCTCGGTGAGAACCCTGGCTGGGCGGCAACAGCGTTGTCGTGGTTTTCGGTCCCCCCTGATCCTGAACTGGTGGGGGATGGCTGGCGTGATATTTGGTTGGAACGGTTGGAAAACACACCGTTTTTGGCGGAGCGTTGGGTTTCACGTCAAGTGCGCGATGACTATTGGGCGCATGGGTCGGTGTGTGAGGATTATTCCAGCATCAAGGCGGCGGTTTTGACCGTTGGCGGTTGGCATGATGGATATCGCAACACGCCCGCGCATTTGGTGGAGAATTTGGATGCGCCAGTGAAGGGGATTGTGGGGCCGTGGAACCACAAATATCCCCATATTGGTGTGCCAGGGCCGCAGATTGATTTTCTGGGCGAGATGCTGCGGTGGTGGGATCATTGGCTGAAGGGGATTGATCGGGGGGTGGATCGGGATCCTGCGTATCGGGCTTATGTGATGGACAGTGTTGCGCCTGAGGTTTCGTTTGAAACGCGGACGGGGCGTTGGGTCGGGTTGGATCAAGCCAATGGGTCTGGTGTGCGGGCTTGGGCGTTTACTGGTGAGGGCTTGGCGGATGTTGCAGGGGATGTTGATCGGTCTGTTGGGACGGATGTGGCCTGTGGGCAAGGGACGGGGGAGTATTTTCCGTTTGGGTTTGGGCCTGGGGAATTGCCCGATGACCAACAGGGTGATGATGCCAAGTCGATGTGTTTTGACAGTGCGGCGTTGCGCGAGGAATTGGAGATTGTTGGCGCCTGTACGGTTGCCATGACCCTTGCCAGTGATCAACCGCGCGCACAGGTGGCGGTACGGTTGACGGATTTGCGCCCCGATGGGACATCGGCGTTAATTGCGCATGGATTTTTGAATTTGCGGCATCGTGATGGGCATGATCGAGTTGTGGATATGCCTGTTGGCGAGGCGGTTAATGTGGAGGTTGTTCTGGATCAAGCGGCCTATCGCTTGCCAGCTGGGCATCGGTTGCGGGTGGCGATTTCACCGAGTTATTTTCCGTTTGTCTGGCCAGAGGAGGAACCTGTTACGCTGACTGTGACGGCGGGAGCCTTGCGTGTGCCTGTGTTGGATGGGGAGGGCGTTGATGTGGCCTTTGATCCAGCGAAAGGGGCCGTGCCGATTGATTTTAAGCGGTTCACACAGCGGGTTGAGAGTAAGAATGTCACCCTAGACGGGGATGTTTGGCGTCAGGAAATCATTGGGGATGATGGGTTGATTGAGAACCCGAAGACGGGATTGAAGACGGCGCAAAAAGTGCATGAGGTGTTTGAGATTACTGAGGGCGACCCGCGTTCAGCGCGCGCGAAGTTTGCTTGGGAACGGTCCTATGGGCGGGGGGATTGGATGGTGCATACCAAGAGCCATGTGGCGCTGTCGTCTGAGGATGGCGTTTTTGTGGTGGCAGCGAAGCTCGAAGCGTTTGAGGGGGATGAGCCGCTGTTTGAACGCGATTGGCGTGCGGTTGTACCGAAGGTTTGA
- a CDS encoding SDR family oxidoreductase, whose protein sequence is MAKRVLITAGAAGIGRAMAEGFAAAGADVWVTDVDGAALADCPEAWRVSEVSAADEAGMAALFGEVSDVWGGVDVLCANAGIAGPTALVEDVALADWQACVSVNLEGAFLACKYAAPMMKAAGAGSIVFTSSTAGIYGYPNRAPYAAAKWAIIGLMKTMAMELGPFGIRANAICPGAVEGPRMEGVLEREAAAKGTTRDAIYEGYAAGVSMKSFVRAEDIADMAVFLGSEKARMVSGQVISVDGHTENPDPKV, encoded by the coding sequence ATGGCAAAGCGTGTTTTGATTACGGCAGGGGCGGCGGGCATTGGGCGTGCGATGGCCGAAGGATTTGCGGCGGCTGGTGCTGATGTTTGGGTGACGGATGTGGATGGTGCGGCGCTTGCTGATTGTCCTGAAGCGTGGCGTGTGAGCGAGGTGAGCGCGGCGGATGAGGCGGGGATGGCGGCTTTGTTTGGCGAGGTTTCGGATGTTTGGGGCGGGGTGGATGTGCTTTGTGCGAATGCGGGGATCGCGGGGCCGACGGCATTGGTTGAGGATGTGGCGCTTGCGGATTGGCAGGCCTGTGTGTCGGTCAATCTGGAGGGGGCGTTTTTGGCGTGTAAGTATGCAGCGCCGATGATGAAGGCGGCGGGAGCTGGGTCCATCGTGTTTACGTCTTCGACGGCGGGGATTTATGGCTATCCCAATCGCGCACCTTATGCGGCGGCGAAGTGGGCGATTATTGGCTTGATGAAAACCATGGCGATGGAGTTGGGGCCGTTTGGGATACGCGCCAATGCGATTTGCCCTGGTGCGGTGGAAGGACCGCGCATGGAGGGGGTTCTGGAGCGTGAGGCGGCGGCCAAAGGAACCACGCGGGATGCAATTTATGAGGGGTATGCCGCAGGGGTTTCGATGAAATCCTTTGTGCGGGCAGAAGACATCGCGGATATGGCGGTGTTTCTTGGATCAGAGAAGGCCCGTATGGTATCAGGGCAGGTGATTTCGGTGGATGGGCATACGGAGAACCCTGATCCCAAAGTGTAA
- a CDS encoding carnitine 3-dehydrogenase, producing the protein MTKIAAIIGGGVIGGAWAARFLLNGWDVQVYDPDPEAERKIGEVLDNARRSLPSLSDHVMPKEGKISFHGTIAEAVTGARYIQESVPERMDIKHLTFTAITEACSKDAVIGSSTSSFTPTELSSQQVDKSRIMVCHPFNPVYLLPLVEVVGGTTASEDAIETCMEILTEIGMKPLKIQKEILGHIADRLLESVWREGLWLIKDGICDTETLDDAMRFGFGLRWAQMGLFETYRIAGGEAGMLHFISQFGPTMEWPLSKLMDVPELDDALIKKVADQSDAQSGMYSIRELERIRDTNLVGMMRALKAQNWGAGSVLANYDAGVKEAIGTPDMDGLVRTVARTVPLDWLDYNGHMNEARYLQAFGDATDRFMELIGCDAAYIAKGGSYFTAETHIRHLDEAKAGEVIEIDTQVVLGAGKKMHLFHFMKAADGRVLATAEHMLIHVSLETRKAAPPAPEIEAKLVEVAKAHEGLPVPEGMGRFVGQGR; encoded by the coding sequence ATGACAAAAATTGCGGCTATTATTGGCGGGGGCGTAATCGGTGGCGCGTGGGCGGCACGGTTTTTGCTGAACGGTTGGGACGTGCAGGTTTATGATCCTGATCCCGAAGCGGAGCGCAAAATCGGTGAAGTTCTGGACAATGCGCGGCGGTCCTTGCCAAGCCTGAGCGATCATGTGATGCCCAAAGAAGGCAAGATCAGTTTTCATGGTACCATTGCCGAAGCTGTGACCGGGGCGCGTTACATTCAAGAGAGCGTGCCTGAGCGGATGGACATCAAACATCTGACGTTCACCGCAATCACCGAGGCCTGTTCCAAGGATGCGGTGATCGGATCGTCCACATCCAGTTTCACGCCAACCGAGTTGTCGAGCCAGCAGGTGGATAAATCGCGCATCATGGTGTGCCATCCGTTCAACCCTGTGTATTTGCTGCCTTTGGTCGAGGTCGTGGGCGGGACAACGGCGTCTGAGGATGCCATTGAAACCTGTATGGAAATCCTGACCGAGATTGGCATGAAGCCATTGAAAATTCAGAAAGAAATCCTTGGGCATATTGCGGATCGGTTGTTGGAATCTGTTTGGCGCGAGGGGCTTTGGCTGATCAAGGATGGGATTTGCGACACAGAAACGCTGGATGATGCGATGCGGTTTGGCTTTGGTTTGCGCTGGGCGCAGATGGGGCTGTTTGAGACTTATCGCATTGCGGGTGGTGAAGCTGGCATGTTGCATTTCATCAGCCAGTTTGGGCCGACGATGGAGTGGCCTTTGTCAAAGCTGATGGATGTGCCTGAATTGGATGATGCGTTGATCAAAAAGGTGGCGGATCAGTCGGATGCACAATCTGGCATGTATTCAATCCGCGAGTTGGAGCGCATTCGTGATACCAACCTTGTGGGCATGATGCGGGCGCTTAAAGCGCAGAATTGGGGGGCTGGGTCTGTGCTGGCCAACTATGACGCGGGTGTGAAAGAGGCGATTGGCACCCCTGATATGGATGGGCTGGTGCGCACTGTGGCGCGTACTGTTCCGCTCGATTGGCTCGATTACAACGGGCATATGAACGAGGCGCGGTATTTGCAGGCGTTCGGGGATGCCACGGATCGGTTTATGGAACTGATTGGCTGTGATGCAGCGTATATCGCGAAGGGTGGTAGTTATTTCACGGCCGAAACGCATATTCGTCATTTGGATGAAGCCAAGGCGGGTGAGGTCATTGAAATTGATACGCAAGTTGTGCTGGGGGCGGGTAAGAAGATGCACCTGTTCCACTTTATGAAGGCCGCCGATGGGCGTGTGCTGGCAACGGCGGAGCATATGCTGATCCACGTGAGCTTGGAGACGCGCAAGGCGGCCCCGCCTGCGCCTGAGATAGAGGCGAAACTGGTGGAAGTGGCTAAGGCGCATGAGGGATTGCCTGTACCTGAGGGTATGGGGCGTTTTGTTGGGCAAGGGCGGTAA